TGCCCCCACGCCGTAAGCGGCCCACTTGTCTTCGCGGCTGTTCAGGCGGTGCTGTACCGCGCCGGGCCGTTGGTGGGTGGCATTGAAGCCTTCCGGCTGAATGCTGATGCGCTCGCCTTGCATCAGCCCCCAGATACCGCTCTGACCTGGCTCCGATCTCTCCCACTCGGCGGGAACGGGCATGTCGGGGCCGGTGTAGTCGGTGGGTTCGCTATACGCGGCGATGTACCCCTCGAAATTCCGCAGAATCAGCTTGTCGGCACTCTGAGCCAGCACGTAATTGGGCGCGACGGGAATCTTGCCGCCGCCGCCGGGCGCGTCCACCACGTAGGTCGGCACGCTGTAGCCGCTGGTATGCCCGCGCAGGCTCTCCATGATCTCCAGCCCCTTGGCGACGGTGGTTCGCAGGTGCCCCGCACCGTGCACCAGGTCGCACTGATAGATGTAATAGGGCCGCACGCGAATCTTGACGAGTTCGCGCAGCAGCTTCTGCATGATGACCGGATGGTCGTTCACGCCGCGCAGCAGCACGCTCTGGTTTCCCAGCGGCACACCCGCACGGGTCAGGCGGTCGCAGGCGTCGGCCACCTCCGGCGTGATCTCCTTGGGGTGGTTGACGTGAATGTTCATCCAGAGCGGATGGTGGGCGCTCAGCACGTCGCAGAGTTCCTGCGTCACGCGCATCGGCATGAAGACCGGCACCCGCGTTCCGATGCGGATAATTTCGATGTGCTCGATGGCCCGCAGCTCGGACAACAGACCCGCCAGCACTTTGGGCGCGAGCGTGAGCGGATCGCCGCCTGACAGCAGCACGTCGCGCACCTGGGGGCTGTTCCTCAGATAGTCGAGCTGGGCGCGGTATTCGGCGGGGTTGAAGGTTTCGGTGGGGTCGCCCACGATGCGCGAGCGCGTGCAGTAGCGGCAGTAGCTGGCACACTGGGTCGTGACCAGCATCAGCACGCGGTCGGGGTAGCGGTGAACCAGGCCAGGCACGGGGCTGTGTTTGTCTTCGGCCAGGCTGTCTTCCATCATGCTGGTAAACGACTCCAGCTCGTGATGGGTCGGAATCACCTGACGGCGCACCGGGCAGGTCGGGTCGTCTCTGTCCATCAGCGACGCGAAATACGGCGTGATATCGAGCCGGAAGATGCCCTGGGCGCTGGCTCCGGCCCGCTCGGACTCGGTGAGCGTCAGCACTTCTTCGAGTTCTTCAACGGTGTTGATGCGGTTCTTCAGTTGCCATTTCCAGTCGTACCACTGGGCGTCGGGCACATCGGCCCATTTGGCGGCGCGGTGGTTGCGCGGCAGCATCTGCTGAGCGCGGAGGGTGGCTTGCGGGTGCAGGGTCATGGATCTCCTTGACGTGCAACAGGAATGGCAGAATTGTCCGAATAGTCATTTCGGAGGCGAGAGGCAGCGGCTGAAACCCAAGCAGGCGCGAAGTAAGGGGAACGTTCTGACCTTCAGCTTAATCGTCACGGGACTCACTTTGGAAGACGCGCTCACGTTCAAAAGGTGCCGAATTTCAGCCATATCCCTGCCAAACGGCATGTTCGGGTTTACACTTGCAAGGTCGCTTGATACCATGCGGGTCATGAAACTGCACGGCGGCCCCCTCGACCCCCTCGACTACCGGATTTTGCGCGAACTTCAGGAAGACGCCCGGCTGAGCATGCGCGAACTGGGACGCCGCGTCGATCTGAGCGCCCCCGCCGTGACCGAACGCGTGCGGCGACTAGAAGAAACCGGTGTGATTCTCGGGTACGGCGCACGGGTGGCAAGCAGGCCGATGGGGCGCAGCATCACCGCCTTCGTGGGTGTGCGCGACAGTGGCAAACGCGACCCAGAGCTGGTGCGCTGGGCACAGGCGCACGACAGCGTGCTGGAATGCCACAGCGTCACCGGCGACAACTCGTGCATCCTGAAGGTGGCGGTGCCCGACGTGCACGCCCTCGAACAGCTTCTGGCCGACCTGATTCAGATGGGCTTTACCTGCGACACCAGCATCGTGCTGAGTACCCCGCTGGAAGGCAAACTGATGCTGCCGCCGCTGCCGGGTTGACCGTATGCTGAGGGCATGATTTCAGACCTTGCCCGCCTGTACGAGCGCGACCTGAACAAAGTCATCGAGGAACTGGAGCTGTACCCGGACGAAGCAGCGATCTGGACGGTTCAGCCGGGCATCGCCAATCCTGCCGGGAATCTGGCGCTGCATCTGGTGGGCAATCTGCGGCTGTTTGTGGGGCTGAATCTGGGCGGCATTGCATATGTGCGTGACCGCCCCGCCGAATTCGCCCGCAAGGATGTGCCGCGCTCAGAATTGGTGGCGGCGCTGCAAACCACCGCGCAGGGCATTCAACAGACCCTGGCGAAGCTGGACGAAGATGCACTGAATCAGGCGTACCCGGCAGCCGTCGCGGGGTTTCCAGCCGATATGACCACCGCCGCCTTCCTGATGCACCTGTACGGCCACCTGAACTGGCACCTGGGACAGATCGACTACCACCGCCGCCTGTTGTTTCCGCAGCACCAGGGCTGAGCCGTGGACTACACCCACGATTTCGATACCGCCGTTCAGACCTTCGTACTGACCGACCTGCCCGCCAGCACCCCCGCCGACGCCGAGTTCTTTCTAAAGACCGGGCTGGAAGGCTGGCAGACCGGACACTCTGAACTGAAATTCGAGGGCCGAACGCTGCGCCGCGCGTATCCCATCGGCACGCTGCTCAGCTTCAAGGTGTCGCGGGATGTGCCGGGCAGCGAGGAAGGCGACGCCTGGGGCCAGCGACGGCCTGACCGCTGCCAGGTGGTGACGGGCGACGCCACCCACGAACTGAGCGTACAGAGCTGGATGGACAGCCCGCTGAGTGAGCGTCCATCCACCCTGTCGGCGCAGACCTCGCTGCTGAACGTTCACAGCCCTGAACTCGGCGACGAGTTTGCGGTGCTGGTGTGGCAGCCCCCGCAGGCGAAAACGGCGGGGCAGCGCTTCCCGGTGCTGTATCTGCACGATGGGCAGAACGTCTTCGATCAGGCCACCGCGTTTGCGGGCCGGACGTGGAAGGCAGCCGAGGCGGCGCAGGCACTGGCCGAAGCAGGCTTGCCGTGCATCCTGGTGGCCGTCACCGTCCGGGACGCGCACCGGGGCAGCGATTATGTCCCCTTCGAGATTGCCGCCAACGGCTTTCACAGCAGCGCCGCCGAGTATCAGGCGTTCCTGACGGGCACGCTCAAACTGCTGATTGACGCCCGTTTCCCGACGTGGCCGGATGCCCGGCACACAGCCCAGGCGGGCAGCAGCTTCGGCGGCGTCGCCAGTGTGTACGGTGGCCTGAGCCGCCCCGACGTGTGGGGAAGCATCGGGGCTTTCAGTCCGAGCGTGTGGGTACAGGATTCCGGCCTGCTGGCGTGGAGTGAGCAGCACCCCGCCCCGCACACCCGTGTGTACGTGGATATGGGCGACCACGAGGGCACCTTTACCGCCGACGCCGCCAGACTGGTCAATCTGACGCGCTGGTTAGCCGCCCGCCTCCGACAGCATGTGCAGGACGTGGTTCTGACCATCGGTGAGGGCCACTGGCACAACGAGGACGCCTGGGCTGCCCGGTTTCCCGGCTTTCTGCGCTGGTGGCTGGAAGGACTGTTGGATTAAAAAGCGTACCGCCACTCCTTGCATCCCGCCCACACCTGCAAACCACTTTTCATCTGTAAAGAATCTGAGCATTCGCGACAGTTCCCGCCAACCTCCGCGACCCAATTTTACTCGTCTGAGAGCAGACTTTACGCCGTCCGAGGGGGCGTGTTAGCGTGACGCATTCCCCGGAGGTTGTCACATGTCCAGTTCTACCCTGCTCGAAGGTCTGCTGCCGTTTGAACACGCCCCCTATTTCAACTTTGCCGCCCCAGACGTGGCGCAGGCCCAGCGCGACGCTTTCGCGCAGGTGCGCCGCATGTACGTGGGCCACACCTTCCCGCTTCTGATCGGCGGGCAGGAGGCGCAGGGCAGCGGCACCTTTGCTGTCGGCAACCCTGGCGACACCCGCGAGAGCGTGTGGCACTTCCAGAACGCCACGCCTGCCCAGCTTGAGGAAGCCGTGCAGCACGCGGCGCAGGCGTTCGAGGAGTGGAGATTCTCCGATCCGCTGCAACGTGCGAGCATCTTCATGCGGGCGGCGGAACTGCTGCGGGCACGCCGGATGGAATTCAATGCCGTGATGGGCCTGGAAAACGGCAAGAACTGGGCCGAGGCCGACGGCGAAATTGCCGAGTGCGTCGATCATTTCGAGGTATTCGCCCGCGAAACGCTGAAGTGGGCGCAGGGCAAGCCGGTGTACCCGATGCCGAGCGAGCACGTGACCACCACGTATGAGGCGCTGGGCGTGGTGGCGGTTATCTCGCCCTGGAATTTTCCGGCGGCGATTCCGCTGGGCATGGCACTGGGCGCACTGGCGGCGGGCAATACCGTGCTGTGGAAACCCGCCTCCGAAACGCCGCTGAGCAGTTACCTGATGATCGAACTGCTGTTTCAGGCGGGGCTGCCACGCGCCGCCATTCAGTTTCTGACCGGCACCGACGACGTGCTGGGCGATCCGCTGGTAGACCACAAACACGTTCGCATGATCGCCTTTACCGGAAGCCGCGAGATCGGCTGCCGCATCTATGAGCGGGCGGCAAAGGTGCAGCCGGGGCAGAAATGGCTGAAGCGCGTGATGGCCGAGATGGGCGGCAAGGATGCCACGGTAGTGTGTGCCGACGCCGACCTGGACGCCGCTGCCCTGGGGATCGCGCAGGCGGCCTTCGGGTACGCGGGCCAGAAGTGCAGCGCGTGCAGCCGCGCCGTCGTAGAAGACAGCGTGTACGACGAGGTGCTGAGCAAGGTGGTAGCCCACGCGCAGGCGATCCGGGCCGGGCTGCCGGAAGACAACGGCGAAATCGGCCCGGTCATCCACGAGGGCAGCGCCCGGCGCATCCTGGAGTACGTGGAGGCGGGTAAAACCTCGGCTCGCCTGATGACGGGCGGAGAACGGGTGCCCGGCATGCACGGCGCGTACCTCCAGCCCACCATCTTTGCCGACGTGGACAGCCGCGACCCGCTGTTTCAGGAGGAAATCTTCGGCCCGGTGCTCACCTTTACCCGCGCTTCCGACTGGCGGCACGCGCTGGAACTGGCGAACGATTCCGATTACGGCCTGACCGGAAGCTTCTATTCCCGCGACGCCTTCAAAGTCAGCGAGGCCCGCCGCCTGTTTCATGTGGGCAATCTGTACATCAACCGCAAATGCACCGGGGCCATGAGCGGCACGCACGCCTTCGGCGGCTACGGCATGAGCGGCACCAATGCCAAAGTCGGCGGGCCAGATTACCTGTTCTGGTTTTTGCAGACCAAGACGGTGGCGCAGCGGTACTGAGCAGCAGGATTGAGGCGCTACACAGACAGCAGCCAGCGCCGCGCTTCCTCTTCGGTGTGAACGAAGCGCACGCCCGGATGCCTGGAATGTTCGAAAGCCAGCTGTGCGAAGCGTTCGCCGTGGGCCGCGAAGTCGGGCAACACCAGGCAGAGCGGCACGCGGTAATTCACGAATTTCTGAAAGAGTTCTCCGGCGAGGCCGCTGCTCAGGCGATAAAACTCGGGGCCGAGGTCGCTTTCGTGCAGGATCAGGCCGTCCAGCCCGAAGGCCGCGCCGATCAGGTCGGGGATGTCAGACATGGCCTCGACCCGCAGACCCAGTTCAGCCGCCGTTTTGATGGATGGAGAGTTTGTTGACCCAGTTTGTTCCATACTTCCGCATTCTGCGACACTGAATCCATGACCCAGTCCCCAAGTGATCAGTCCACCTTCGTCCGTCTGCTGCCGCGCCTGTTCCGGGGCGGGCAGGCGTATGTCGGCGTGGAAGCCACCCTCAGCGACCTGAGCAGCGAACAGGCCGCCACCACGCCCAGCAACCTGCCGCACTCTGTTGCCGAGCTGCTGGCACACGTCAACTGGTGGAATGCCTGGATGCTGGAGGTGATCGAAACGGGCGCTCCAGTTCCGTATCCGCCGCACGCCGCCGACACCTGGCCGAGCGCACAGGCTGCCGACTGGGATCATCTGAAGGCGCAGTTCTATATGCTCCTGGCCCGCATCGACACCCACGCCGCCCGGCCCGATCTTGCCAGCCCGGTCAACTTCGAGGAGACGATAGGCGAACTGCTGGCCGACTTCGCGCTGCACACCGCGCACCACTTCGGGCAGATCATCAGCGTGCGGCAGGCCATTGGCGCGTGGCCCCCGGCAGGCGGAGGCGATAGCTGGTGACGTTTCCCTCCAGCGTTCAGGACGCGGTATCAAGCCTGTTTTACGGCGGCTCGGCCAACGTGTCGTGGCAGCAGGCACTCGACGGGCTGGACGGCGAGCAGGCCACCCGGCAGCCGCCCAATCTGCCGCACAGCGTAGCTGCCCTGGTCGCCCACGTGCAGTTCTGGCAGACGTACCTGCTGGCGGTGTTCCGGGGCGAAGACCCTGCCTGGATCGAGCATGCCCCGGAAGGCTGGCCCACCGTGACGGCGGCAAGCTGGCCCCCGCTGAAGGAAGATTTCTTCGCCGCTATGGACGCGCTGGCCCGCTACGCCCAGGACGAGGCCTTTCTGATGGACCTCGACCCGGAAGGGCGCTTCCGTACCGTGCCGCTGACCAGCTTCGCGGCGCACGGCATCTACCATCTGGGGCAGGTGGTGAGCGTGCGGCAGGCGCTGGGACTGTGGCCCCCACCGGGCGGCGGCGATACGTGGTGAAGCGCGTTGCAGTGCCTTCCTGTCTCTCAAGAAAACTCTGAACGATCTTCCGTCTGTCTCCCCTGCCCCTCTCTCAGCTCCCCCGAGGTTTTCCATGTCCAGCAGCGTGTTCTACCGTTCCAGCGCCCCGTATCCCGTCGCCGTCCGTGCCGAGGGGCCGTACCTGTGGGATACGGCTGGAAAACGCTATCTAGACGGGGCTTCGGGGGCACTGGTCGCCAATATCGGGCAGGGGCGCGGCAGCGTGGCGCAGGCGATGGCGACGGCGGCCCGCACGCTGGCCTTCGTGCATGGGTCGCAGTTCAGCAGCCCGGCGCTCGAAGAGTATGCAGCGCGACTGATGGACTTTCTGGAGCTGCCCGGCTTCCGCTTCTGGGCCGTTTCGGGCGGCTCCGAGGCCACCGAGAGCGCCATCAAGCTGAGTCGGCAGTACCACGCCGAACGCGGCGAAACGGGCCGGTTCCGCATCGTCACCCGGCGGCCCAGCTATCACGGCGCGAGCCTGGGCAGTCTGGCGGCGTCGGGCATGGGCGCGAGGCGCGAGCTGTACACCCCGCTGATGAACGAAGATGCCTGGCCCAAACTGTCCAAACCCGATGCCGCCGCCAACGGACGACACGACGCCGAAACCCTGAGAACGCTGCTGCTGGAACTCGGCCCCGAAACCGTCGCGGCGTTCATGGCCGAGCCGGTGGTGGGCGCGTCGGACGCGGCACTCAGTCCGGCTCCCGGCTATTACGAGCGCGTCCGTGAAATCTGCGACGAATTCGGCGTGCTGTTCGTGGCCGATGAAGTCATGAGCGGCATGGGACGCTGCGGCACACCGCTGGCCGTGCGGCAGTGGAGCGCGGTGACGCCCGATATCGTGGTGCTGGGGAAAGGGCTGGCTGCTGGATACGCGCCGCTGGCAGGCGTGGCGGCCTCGCCACACGTCTACGGCACCGTGATGAGCGGCAGCGGAGCCTTCAAACACGGCTTTACCTACGCGGGCCACCCGGTCAGCGCGGCGGCGGGCGCGGCGGTGCTGGACGTGCTGGAACACGAGCACCTGCTCCAGCGCAGCGCCGAACTCGGAACGCGGCTGCTGGCAGGTCTGGAAGAACTGAAACGCCGTCATCCGGTCATTCTGGAAGCGCGGGGGCGCGGCCTGATGCTGGGTCTGGTGCTGGGCGACCCCGAAACGCAGGCCAGTTTCCAGACGCCAGGCATCGCGGCCCGCCTCGGCAAAGCGGCGTTTCAGCGCGGCCTGATCGTGTATCCCGGCTCTGGGGCACTGGACGGCACACGCGGCGACCATGTGTTGCTGGGGCCAGCGCTCAGCCTGACCGACCCGCAGGCCGCTGAACTGCTGAGCCTGCTGGACGCGGCTTTTACAGACGTGCTGGAATGAACCGCGTACAGGCCAACGATCAGGCTCAAGAGTGTTCCATCTGAAAACAGCGTCTGTGCTTCCCGGACTCCCGAGAATGCACGGACGCTGCTGAAGCCCTTTATCGTCGCTGGGCACAACTCCAGTGCCTATACCGATTCTGCTTTACTGTGCCTGCGCCACTTCCGCCACTTTGGGAGCGAGCGTCAGGATGTCGTAGCCGCTGGGCGTGACCACCAGCGTGTGCTCGAACTGGGCGCTGGGTTTGCCGTCTGCCGTCACCACGGTCCAGCCGTCGGGCAGCAGCCGCGTTTCCCGGCGGCCCAAATTGATCATCGGCTCGATGGTAAAGACCATGCCCGCCTTCAGTTCCAGGCCAGTGCCCGCCGTGCCGTGGTGGTATACGGTGGGTTCCTCGTGCAGATGCTTGCCGATGCCGTGCCCGGTGTACTCGCGCACCACGCCAAAGCCCCGGCCTTCCGCCAGCTTCTGAATCGCTGCGCCGATATCGCCCAGACGCGCTCCGGGGCGCACCACATCCAGCCCCGCCGTCAGACAGTCGCGGGCGGTGTCGACCAGCCGCCGCACGTCGGGAGCCACGTTGCCCACGGTATACGTGTAACAGGCGTCACCGTACACGCCGCCCATCAGCACACCGATATCCACGCCGATGATGTCGCCCTCGCGCAGTTTGCGCGGGCTGGGAATGCCGTGACAGATCACCTCGTTGATGCTGGCGCAGATGGTCGCGGGAAACGGATTGTTGCGCGGCCCATACCCGATATACGCGGGCACCGCCCCCCGTGAGCGAATGAAGCGCTCCGCGATCTGGTCGAGTTCCTGCACACTCACGCCCGGCTGAACGTAGGGTTCCAGAATCTGAAAGGTTTCGGCGACCAGCGCTCCAGCGCGGCGCATGGCCTCGATTTCGCGGGGTGTTTTCAGAGAAATCTTCGCCATAATAAAAGCAGGCTAGCACGCGGAGGAGCGGCGACAGAAGAAGGCAGAGCACGGTTCGCCGGGTGCTCGGCTCCCTGTTCTGCTCAGTTGACGGATTCGGGGCCGCCCGAGCAGGCTGCTTGAGCAGATAGGTAGAAAGGCCGTTCAGGACGCCGTTCCCACTTCCTACACCCCACTTCCTCCTTCCAAGGATTGCTCTAAATTAGCGTATGCCCAGACCGGCTTTCCTGCCCTGCCTTCTGCTGCTGTCCGGAGCGCTGCTGTGTGCCGCTCCCGCCGCCGCACTCGCCCTTCCAGCAACTCCGCCCGCAGTTTCATCATCTGCGCCGATCTTCGTGGCGTACCCGGCCAACGGGGCGAAGGTGGCCTTCGATCACGTCATCTTCGAGGGAAGCGTGCTGCCCGGAGCGACCCTGAGCGTGAACGGGCGAAAGCTGGACGTGGGGCCAGACGGCCTGTTCATGGAGTGGCTGCCGCTGACTCCGGGCGTGAACGACCTGCTGCTCAGTTCTGTATCGGGGAGCCAGACGAGCGCCCTGAGCTTCCGGGTCGTGTCTGCGCCCGCTGCGCCGCTGCCCGCCTCCCCTGCCCGCATCACGCCCGGCTCGGCGCTGCCGGATGGCGGCTGGATTCGCTACGGCGTGCCGACGCTCGCGCTGGAAGATCGTCGCCTGACCTTTGCATTCAGCGGCTCGCCGGGCGGAAAGGCGGTGTTCTGGATCGGCACGCAGGGGCCGTATTCGATGACCGAAACGGGACGCGGGCGCTACAGTGGCAGCTACACGCTGCGTCCGTCCGACACCTTCAACCACGCGCCCGTGCGCTACCTGCTGCGCGCCCCAGACGGCAGCCGCGCCGAGCTGAGTGCCCCCGGCAGCGTCAGCACTCTGCCGGGGCCGAGGTACGCCGAGGTGACTGCGCTCGATCTGGGCCGGGGCGTCAATCCGGTGACAGCAGGGTGGGCACCCGTGGGCGGCGACAACCTGCTGTATCCGCGCCAGGGCACGCAGTTCGCGGTGGTGGGCGAAAACGCGGGCAATTTCCTGACGCGCCTGCCAGGCGAGCCGACGCTACCGCTGCTGGAGGTCACGCGCAGCACGTCCACTTTGTTGCCGGAAGGAACCCCGCCCGCCCTCGCTGTCCTGACGAGCGCCACCCTGACCGAACTCAGCGCCGAAGATACCTCCACACACCTCACGCTGCGCCTGCCGCTGGGTGCCCGCGTTCCATTCACGCTCCAGCAGCAGGCAAATACGCTGGAACTGCGGCTGTACGGTACCGGCGGCGATCCGGCAGACCTGAACGCGGCTCTGGAAACGGCGGCACCGACCGATCCGCTGCTGCAAAGCCTGACGTGGAGCAGAACCCCGGCGACTGGCCCGCTGGTCGCCACCCTGACACTGGAGACCGAGCAGCAGTGGGGCTACGACGCCGTGTACGACGGCTCCGATCTGCTGCTCAGCGTGCGCCGCCCACCACCCGCCTCTGCCGACGCCGCTCTGCCGCTGGCGGGGCGACGCATCGTGGTCGATCCGGGGCACGGCGGCAGCGAACTGGGCGGGGCCGGGGCGCTCAGAGTGCAGGAGAAGGACATCATGCTGCCGGTGGCGCAGGCGGTGGCAGCGGGCCTACGAACACTGGGGGCGACTGTGGTGCTGACCCGCACGAACGATGTGCAGGTGCCGCTGTACAACCGCCCGCTGCTGGCCGAAGCGCTCGACGCCGACCTGCTGCTGAGTATTCATGCCAACGCCCTGCCAGACGGCAGCGATCCCAGGGGGCGGCGGGGCGTGGGCGCGTACTGGACGCAGCCGCAGGCAAGGCCGCTGGCCGCCTGCCTGGTGGGTGCAGTCGCCAGCGAGCTTCCAGAACTCGGCGTGGATACCCCCGACAACGGTGGCCTGCACCTCGCCAATCTGGCTCTCACCCGCCCCAGCACGCAGCTCTCGGTGCTGGTCGAAACGGCTTATCTGACCGACGCAGGCAATCTGCGAACCCTGATGAGCGACGCTGGACGCGCCCGCATCGCGGCGGCGCTGGTAGATGGTGTGCGCGATTTTTATGCCGGGAAGTGCAGCGGGCAATAAAACAGTTTCCGTCCGTTCAGCGGCTCTTGCTTTCGGAAGCTTTTCTGGGGGCGCGGGCTGGAACGGGCGGCAACACCGTCGCCTGCTGTTCGGGTGGCGGCTGCACCGAGCGGGCCGCCAGTTCCACGTACCCTTCGATCAGATGCACGATC
Above is a genomic segment from Deinococcus ruber containing:
- the ablA gene encoding lysine 2,3-aminomutase gives rise to the protein MTLHPQATLRAQQMLPRNHRAAKWADVPDAQWYDWKWQLKNRINTVEELEEVLTLTESERAGASAQGIFRLDITPYFASLMDRDDPTCPVRRQVIPTHHELESFTSMMEDSLAEDKHSPVPGLVHRYPDRVLMLVTTQCASYCRYCTRSRIVGDPTETFNPAEYRAQLDYLRNSPQVRDVLLSGGDPLTLAPKVLAGLLSELRAIEHIEIIRIGTRVPVFMPMRVTQELCDVLSAHHPLWMNIHVNHPKEITPEVADACDRLTRAGVPLGNQSVLLRGVNDHPVIMQKLLRELVKIRVRPYYIYQCDLVHGAGHLRTTVAKGLEIMESLRGHTSGYSVPTYVVDAPGGGGKIPVAPNYVLAQSADKLILRNFEGYIAAYSEPTDYTGPDMPVPAEWERSEPGQSGIWGLMQGERISIQPEGFNATHQRPGAVQHRLNSREDKWAAYGVGAGETVTDTAPDGMMQVPVSGD
- a CDS encoding Lrp/AsnC family transcriptional regulator, which produces MKLHGGPLDPLDYRILRELQEDARLSMRELGRRVDLSAPAVTERVRRLEETGVILGYGARVASRPMGRSITAFVGVRDSGKRDPELVRWAQAHDSVLECHSVTGDNSCILKVAVPDVHALEQLLADLIQMGFTCDTSIVLSTPLEGKLMLPPLPG
- a CDS encoding DinB family protein; this encodes MISDLARLYERDLNKVIEELELYPDEAAIWTVQPGIANPAGNLALHLVGNLRLFVGLNLGGIAYVRDRPAEFARKDVPRSELVAALQTTAQGIQQTLAKLDEDALNQAYPAAVAGFPADMTTAAFLMHLYGHLNWHLGQIDYHRRLLFPQHQG
- a CDS encoding alpha/beta hydrolase, which encodes MDYTHDFDTAVQTFVLTDLPASTPADAEFFLKTGLEGWQTGHSELKFEGRTLRRAYPIGTLLSFKVSRDVPGSEEGDAWGQRRPDRCQVVTGDATHELSVQSWMDSPLSERPSTLSAQTSLLNVHSPELGDEFAVLVWQPPQAKTAGQRFPVLYLHDGQNVFDQATAFAGRTWKAAEAAQALAEAGLPCILVAVTVRDAHRGSDYVPFEIAANGFHSSAAEYQAFLTGTLKLLIDARFPTWPDARHTAQAGSSFGGVASVYGGLSRPDVWGSIGAFSPSVWVQDSGLLAWSEQHPAPHTRVYVDMGDHEGTFTADAARLVNLTRWLAARLRQHVQDVVLTIGEGHWHNEDAWAARFPGFLRWWLEGLLD
- a CDS encoding L-glutamate gamma-semialdehyde dehydrogenase, with the translated sequence MSSSTLLEGLLPFEHAPYFNFAAPDVAQAQRDAFAQVRRMYVGHTFPLLIGGQEAQGSGTFAVGNPGDTRESVWHFQNATPAQLEEAVQHAAQAFEEWRFSDPLQRASIFMRAAELLRARRMEFNAVMGLENGKNWAEADGEIAECVDHFEVFARETLKWAQGKPVYPMPSEHVTTTYEALGVVAVISPWNFPAAIPLGMALGALAAGNTVLWKPASETPLSSYLMIELLFQAGLPRAAIQFLTGTDDVLGDPLVDHKHVRMIAFTGSREIGCRIYERAAKVQPGQKWLKRVMAEMGGKDATVVCADADLDAAALGIAQAAFGYAGQKCSACSRAVVEDSVYDEVLSKVVAHAQAIRAGLPEDNGEIGPVIHEGSARRILEYVEAGKTSARLMTGGERVPGMHGAYLQPTIFADVDSRDPLFQEEIFGPVLTFTRASDWRHALELANDSDYGLTGSFYSRDAFKVSEARRLFHVGNLYINRKCTGAMSGTHAFGGYGMSGTNAKVGGPDYLFWFLQTKTVAQRY
- a CDS encoding DUF4180 domain-containing protein, yielding MEQTGSTNSPSIKTAAELGLRVEAMSDIPDLIGAAFGLDGLILHESDLGPEFYRLSSGLAGELFQKFVNYRVPLCLVLPDFAAHGERFAQLAFEHSRHPGVRFVHTEEEARRWLLSV
- a CDS encoding DinB family protein, with translation MTQSPSDQSTFVRLLPRLFRGGQAYVGVEATLSDLSSEQAATTPSNLPHSVAELLAHVNWWNAWMLEVIETGAPVPYPPHAADTWPSAQAADWDHLKAQFYMLLARIDTHAARPDLASPVNFEETIGELLADFALHTAHHFGQIISVRQAIGAWPPAGGGDSW
- a CDS encoding DinB family protein — encoded protein: MTFPSSVQDAVSSLFYGGSANVSWQQALDGLDGEQATRQPPNLPHSVAALVAHVQFWQTYLLAVFRGEDPAWIEHAPEGWPTVTAASWPPLKEDFFAAMDALARYAQDEAFLMDLDPEGRFRTVPLTSFAAHGIYHLGQVVSVRQALGLWPPPGGGDTW
- a CDS encoding aminotransferase family protein, yielding MSSSVFYRSSAPYPVAVRAEGPYLWDTAGKRYLDGASGALVANIGQGRGSVAQAMATAARTLAFVHGSQFSSPALEEYAARLMDFLELPGFRFWAVSGGSEATESAIKLSRQYHAERGETGRFRIVTRRPSYHGASLGSLAASGMGARRELYTPLMNEDAWPKLSKPDAAANGRHDAETLRTLLLELGPETVAAFMAEPVVGASDAALSPAPGYYERVREICDEFGVLFVADEVMSGMGRCGTPLAVRQWSAVTPDIVVLGKGLAAGYAPLAGVAASPHVYGTVMSGSGAFKHGFTYAGHPVSAAAGAAVLDVLEHEHLLQRSAELGTRLLAGLEELKRRHPVILEARGRGLMLGLVLGDPETQASFQTPGIAARLGKAAFQRGLIVYPGSGALDGTRGDHVLLGPALSLTDPQAAELLSLLDAAFTDVLE
- the map gene encoding type I methionyl aminopeptidase, with product MAKISLKTPREIEAMRRAGALVAETFQILEPYVQPGVSVQELDQIAERFIRSRGAVPAYIGYGPRNNPFPATICASINEVICHGIPSPRKLREGDIIGVDIGVLMGGVYGDACYTYTVGNVAPDVRRLVDTARDCLTAGLDVVRPGARLGDIGAAIQKLAEGRGFGVVREYTGHGIGKHLHEEPTVYHHGTAGTGLELKAGMVFTIEPMINLGRRETRLLPDGWTVVTADGKPSAQFEHTLVVTPSGYDILTLAPKVAEVAQAQ
- a CDS encoding N-acetylmuramoyl-L-alanine amidase family protein, with protein sequence MPRPAFLPCLLLLSGALLCAAPAAALALPATPPAVSSSAPIFVAYPANGAKVAFDHVIFEGSVLPGATLSVNGRKLDVGPDGLFMEWLPLTPGVNDLLLSSVSGSQTSALSFRVVSAPAAPLPASPARITPGSALPDGGWIRYGVPTLALEDRRLTFAFSGSPGGKAVFWIGTQGPYSMTETGRGRYSGSYTLRPSDTFNHAPVRYLLRAPDGSRAELSAPGSVSTLPGPRYAEVTALDLGRGVNPVTAGWAPVGGDNLLYPRQGTQFAVVGENAGNFLTRLPGEPTLPLLEVTRSTSTLLPEGTPPALAVLTSATLTELSAEDTSTHLTLRLPLGARVPFTLQQQANTLELRLYGTGGDPADLNAALETAAPTDPLLQSLTWSRTPATGPLVATLTLETEQQWGYDAVYDGSDLLLSVRRPPPASADAALPLAGRRIVVDPGHGGSELGGAGALRVQEKDIMLPVAQAVAAGLRTLGATVVLTRTNDVQVPLYNRPLLAEALDADLLLSIHANALPDGSDPRGRRGVGAYWTQPQARPLAACLVGAVASELPELGVDTPDNGGLHLANLALTRPSTQLSVLVETAYLTDAGNLRTLMSDAGRARIAAALVDGVRDFYAGKCSGQ